The Gammaproteobacteria bacterium nucleotide sequence CTGAACCGCGACGAAATCATCCGCAAACTGGCTGCCGAAGGCATCCCCGCGCGCCCCTACTTCGCCCCCATCCACCTGCAGCCCTACATGGCGGAACGCTTCGGCTACCGCGAAGGCATGTACCCCGTCACCGAAGACCTGGGGCGTCGCGGCGCAGCCCTGCCCTTCTCCAGCGTGATGACCGAAGAACAGGTCGAAACCGTGTGCGCCGCCCTGCGCCGCGTGCTGTAGAAGTCCACTTTGCTGATTACCCAAAATCCTGCATTGAAATCTCCTGACATTGAACATACAATGAGCGTAACACAAATTCTCTTTACCGCGTTTGATGTGATTTTTGATTTTTGGCCTGTATTGTTGTTGACCCCTTTGAAGTATCGCAGGGGGAATCTGGTTTCAAATATGTTGAAGTTGTGGGTGTTCTGGGCTGTTGTCCGGGTGCTGTTAGTGTTCAACCCAGAACCGATATCGGCTTCCCTTGTCTTGCCTGAACCGTGGAGCACGTCCCTGTTTGTTGTTGCCGGGGTGATTTTGGGGGCAGTTTGGGCGTTGCAGGTATCTGTGAGCCGAAACCGCTTGTTAAG carries:
- a CDS encoding polysaccharide biosynthesis protein; amino-acid sequence: LNRDEIIRKLAAEGIPARPYFAPIHLQPYMAERFGYREGMYPVTEDLGRRGAALPFSSVMTEEQVETVCAALRRVL